The proteins below are encoded in one region of Scophthalmus maximus strain ysfricsl-2021 chromosome 4, ASM2237912v1, whole genome shotgun sequence:
- the cstf3 gene encoding cleavage stimulation factor subunit 3, whose translation MSSEGTADQAAAEYIPEKVKKAEKKLEENPFDLDAWSILIREAQNQPIDKARKTYERLVTQFPSSGRFWKLFIEAEIKAKNYDKVEKLFQRCLMKVLHIDLWKCYLSYVRETKGKLPSYKEKMAQAYDFALDKIGMEIMSYQIWVDYINFLKGVEAVGSYAENQRITAVRRVYQRGCVNPMINIEQLWRDYSKYEEGINVHLAKKMIEDRSRDYMNARRVAKEYETVMKGLDRNAPSVPPQNSPQEAQQVEMWKKYIQWEKSNPLRTEDQTLITKRVMFAYEQCLLVLGHHPDVWYEAAQYLEQSSKLLAEKGDMNNSKLFSDEAANIYERAIGTLLKKNMLLYFSFADYEESRMKYEKVHGIYNKLLAIEDIDPTLVYIQYMKFARRAEGIKSGRTIFKKAREDLRTRHHVYVTAALMEYYCSKDKSVAFKIFELGLKKYGDIPEYILAYIDYLSHLNEDNNTRVLFERVLTSGSLSPEKSGEIWARFLAFESNIGDLASILKVERRRFTAFKDEYEGKETALLVDRYKFMDLYPCSTSELKALGYKDVSRAKLAALLPETVVAPSTPAQKDEADRKPEYPKPDTNQMIPFQPRHLAPPGLHPVPGGVFPVPPAAVLLMKLLPPPMCFTGPFVQVDELMESFRRCTLPETVDAAVELITGRQPDAGGEGNGSMENHASAKSLKRPNADSDEEDDKGAVAPPIHDIYRARQQKRIR comes from the exons ATGTCCAGCGAGGGAACGGCCGACCAG GCCGCAGCCGAGTACATCCCGGAGAAGGTGAAGAAGGCAGAGAAGAAGTTGGAAGAAAACCCATTTGACCTTGACGCATGGAGCATTCTGATTCGAGAAGCACAG AACCAGCCCATAGATAAAGCAAGGAAAACATACGAGCGACTTGTCACGCAGTTCCCAAGCTCTGGCCGATTCTGGAAACTATTCATTGAAGCAGAG ATCAAGGCTAAAAACTATGACAAGGTAGAAAAG TTGTTTCAGAGATGCCTAATGAAAGTGTTGCACATCGACCTGTGGAAATGCTACCTCTCGTACGTTCGAGAGACCAAAGGGAAGCTACCCAGCTACAA AGAGAAGATGGCTCAGGCCTATGACTTCGCCCTGGATAAAATTGGCATGGAAATAATGTCTTATCAG ATTTGGGTGGACTACATCAACTTCCTCAAAGGAGT TGAAGCTGTGGGCTCGTACGCAGAGAATCAACGAATCACCGCAGTGCGGCGGGTCTACCAGAGAGGCTGTGTGAACCCCATGATCAATATTGAGCAGCTCTGGAGAGATTATAGCAAATATGAAGAG GGGATCAACGTGCACTTGGCCAAAAAGATGATCGAGGATCGAAGCAGAGACTACATGAACGCCAGGAGAGTTGCTAAA GAGTATGAAACTGTGATGAAGGGGCTGGACAGGAACGCACCCTCAGTACCTCCACAGAATTCCCCTCAGGAAGCCCAGCAAGTGGAAATGTGGAAGAAGTACATCCAGTGGGAAAAGAGCAACCCACTGCGCACAGAAGACCAGACCCTCATCACAAAGAGAG tgatgtTTGCCTATGAGCAGTGCCTGCTGGTGCTGGGACACCATCCAGACGTATGGTATGAGGCAGCGCAGTATCTGGAGCAGTCCAGCAAACTGCTGGCAGAGAAAGGG GATATGAACAATTCCAAACTGTTCAGTGACGAGGCCGCTAACATCTATGAGCGTGCCATTGGGACTCTCCTGAAGAAGAACATGCTTCTGTACTTTTCATTTGCCGACTATGAAGAA AGTCGCATGAAATACGAGAAGGTCCACGGCATCTATAATAAACTGTTGGCCATTGAAGACATTGACCCCACACTGGTCTACATCCAGTACATGAAGTTTGCCAGGAGGGCGGAGGGCATCAAATCCGGTCGCACAATCTTCAAAAAGGCCCGGGAGGACCTACGCACACGTCACCATGTTTACGTGACTGCAGCACTGATGGAATACTACTGCAGCAAG GATAAATCAGTGGCCTTCAAGATCTTTGAGCTTGGTTTGAAGAAATATGGTGACATTCCAGAGTACATACTGGCATACATTGATTACCTCTCACACCTTAATG agGACAACAACACCAGAGTTCTGTTTGAACGTGTCCTCACCTCAGGAAGCTTGTCACCAGAAAAGTCAGG CGAGATCTGGGCTCGGTTCCTGGCGTTTGAGAGCAACATAGGAGACCTGGCCAGTATTCTTAAAGTGGAGCGCAGACGTTTCACAGCCTTCAAGGACGAGTACGAAGGCAAAGAAACAGCTTTGCTCGTGGACAGATACAAGTTCATGGACCTGTATCCCTGCTCTACCAGTGAGCTCAAGGCCCTTGGATACAAG GACGTGTCTCGTGCCAAACTGGCAGCGCTGCTCCCAGAGACGGTGGTGGCGCCCTCTACACCTGCGCAGAAGGACGAAGCCGACCGCAAACCTGAGTATCCCAAACCTGACACCAATCAGATGATCCCCTTCCAGCCGCGACACCTTGCTC CTCCAGGTTTACACCCTGTCCCTGGTGGAGTTTTCCCAGTGCCGCCAGCTGCTGTCCTTCTAATGAAGCTGCTCCCTCCGCCCATGTGTTTCACG GGCCCCTTTGTTCAAGTGGATGAGCTCATGGAATCTTTTAGGAGATGCACACTTCCTGAGA CTGTTGATGCTGCTGTGGAGCTGATCACTGGCAGACAGCCCGACGCAGGAGGGGAGGGTAACGGTTCCATGGAGAACCACGCTAGTGCCAAGTCACTCAAGAGGCCTAATGCAGACTCTGACGAGGAGGATGACAAAGGAGCTGTGGCTCCGCCCATACACGACATCTACCGCGCACGCCAACAGAAGAGGATTCGATAA
- the depdc7a gene encoding DEP domain-containing protein 7 yields MHRTPGQGMAGKPFRATYIWSSIISNLHTSVEVKRRRHNLKSYPDCFLGSEAVDVVLAHITLNRFFGDEAVPRYKAVRLCQALMDSRVFEPVGIKVFGKEKKPATFEDSSCSLYRFLSPTTVSSSPLTDAYSHSTSTIESGYDSPGTNRNKNSYSPSRERQEPLSYSTHSPVKTDKSLEDVLGNLNLSSITPQMVNLGLSQALVDEVWHQQAVFRLLQLVELPLLENLLEGKDTCRPPLHAVDSDPDLLYTSSYLDREVLKAFSEAQADEWMSGAVDCLEFLPDELVVEVSRGLASCANDLLQCKRLLYEILAQHYGHAQQHPLLSNHVFDIHSGISELLVNGKQEQALEALQLSLKLQSSRSREELRRLLRFMAAAANVQEVRLHKEVENRMAVKRSFSSAIVYSRRLPKGKVDLMVLFMMDKHCDLFKIPVSLHKMVSDRIMNIVKGKDPDTITGSTYCERLSARAYSENAQKTTKEELCSLLRTVHENPKLSVKEKRRLLGQFYKGHPEIFVQYFGNRLSSLNML; encoded by the exons ATGCACCGAACACCAG gaCAAGGCATGGCTGGGAAGCCTTTCCGGGCCACCTATATCTGGAGCAGCATCATCTCCAACCTCCACACGAGTGTGGAGGTCAAGCGCCGGCGCCACAACCTCAAGTCGTACCCCGACTGCTTCCTGGGCTCAGAGGCCGTAGACGTGGTGTTGGCTCACATCACCCTGAACCGTTTCTTTGGCGATGAAGCGGTGCCCCGCTACAAGGCCGTCCGTCTGTGTCAGGCCCTGATGGACTCCAGGGTGTTTGAGCCGGTGGGCATTAAAGTGTTTGGGAAGGAAAAGAAGCCAGCGACATTCGAggacagcagctgcagtctgTACAGGTTCCTGAGCCCGACGACCGTCTCCTCGTCGCCGCTGACCGACGCCTACTCTCACTCCACCAGCACCATCGAGAGCGGCTATGACTCGCCGGGCACCAACAGGAACAAGAACAGCTACAGTCCGTCACGTGAGAG ACAAGAGCCGCTGAGCTACTCCACCCACTCGCCCgtgaaaacagacaaatcacTGGAGGACGTGCTGGGAAACCTCAACCTGAGCTCCATCACCCCGCAGATGGTCAACCTCGGCCTCTCTCAAGCGC TCGTGGACGAGGTGTGGCACCAGCAGGCGGTGTtcaggctgctgcagctggtggagcTGCCCCTGCTTGAGAACTTGTTGGAGGGCAAGGACACATGTCGGCCTCCCCTGCACGCCGTGGACAGCGACCCGGACCTGTTGTATACGTCAAGCTATCTGGATCGAGAGGTCCTCAAGGCCTTCAGTGAAGCACA ggcTGATGAGTGGATGTCGGGGGCGGTGGACTGTCTCGAGTTCCTGCCCGACGAGCTGGTGGTTGAGGTCAGCCGAGGTTTGGCCAGCTGCGCGAACGACCTGCTCCAGTGCAAGAGGCTGCTTTATGAGATCCTGGCTCAGCATTACGGACACGCGCAACAACACCCACTGCTCAGCAACCACGTTTTCGACATTCACTCCGGCATCTCCGAGTTACTTG TGAACGGAAAGCAGGAGCAAGCTCTGGAGGCCCTGCAGCTGAGCCTGAAGCTGCAGAGCTCTCGCAGCAGGGAGGAGCTTCGCAGACTCCTGAGATTCATGGCCGCCGCAGCCAATGTACAGGAGGTCAGGCTGCACAAAGAG GTTGAAAACAGAATGGCGGTGAAACGGTCTTTCTCAAGTGCCATCGTCTACAGCAGGAGACTCCCCAAAGGAAAGGTGGACTTGATGGTTCTGTTCATGATGGATAAACACTGTGACCTTTTCAAA ATTCCTGTTTCATTGCACAAGATGGTCAGCGACAGAATAATGAATATTGTAAAAGGGAAGGATCCAGATACGATAACAG GATCCACATACTGCGAAAGACTGAGTGCGAGGGCCTATTCAGAAAATGCGCAGAAAACCACGAAAGAGGAGCTTTGCTCCTTACTGCGGACAGTCCACGAGAACCCCAAGCTCTCCGTCAAAGAAAAGAGACGGCTGCTGGGACAGTTTTACAAAGGCCATCCTGAGATTTTTGTTCAGTACTTTGGAAATAGATTGTCCAGTTTGAACATGTTATAA